One genomic window of Deinococcus planocerae includes the following:
- a CDS encoding response regulator: MTAHSADLLGAYLLESWQNLTQLESRLNELRAGHDPGAVDALVVLYHRMRGSAALYGFPQMSSLSALGERLLEPRPELPEGLRQQLLDVLGSVAVCLRGALEGVASGQGEGEVGLTFAQIGGTRRLQDLLAAQPTAFRAPSAPERAKGPEVPAIPAGLEATLRAFREGQSDLWGYFAPEVREHLGALRAGLEAGEAGDVTEMFRAAHTIKGSAYMVGFEVLGDFGHGLENLLSAVRDGERALDAPARQALLEATSVVERLLRAAEGEPDNLKPVLARVGARLAALVGGEVPEPEAPAPQAPEPEAPRPVTPERRASVRVDPGRLDGLMDLVGELVVSRARLGQTLSGLAGLAQAMADSHARIGRAVRDFEERYLNPDMVRAGEDSATSRAGASVGELFDELEFDAYDDLNILARAVTELAADFGEVRSGFGAGLGSLRDENERLGKLLRRLRQEVARTSRVPFGQATTRLRRWAREREGLLHLITEGERVEVEAGVLQGLADPLLHLVTNAAHHGLEPAEERVRAGKPALGTLRVRAVARGHHLDVEVSDDGRGIDVAAVRERALARGLRSAAELQAMSDEAALHLILLPGLSTAREVTAEAGRGVGMDVVASNVRRLGGELLIRSRPGEGTTFTLRVPLTVRVAEIVLARVGPQTVAFATNSVAALRELDPEEVLDTPAGERVLYEGQRVSLHPLRPLWGLPEGDGPGPRRVAVLSTASGFTAVEVDEFLDIEEVSLRPLEPLLASLPFLAGATVTSGGEVVPLLDPGGLERLAGEPRLWAPRTGTEAAREQARLLLVDDSVSVRRVVGRMLERGGYRVVTAADGQAALELLTQDPAFDLILSDLEMPRMNGYELIEALRARPVTAGTPVVVMTTRAGEKHQRLAFALGATDYFSKPVDETLLLRRLGQLCAGGAP; encoded by the coding sequence ATGACCGCGCACTCCGCCGATCTGCTGGGCGCCTACCTGCTCGAAAGCTGGCAGAACCTGACCCAGCTCGAATCCCGCCTGAATGAGCTGCGGGCCGGGCACGACCCCGGGGCCGTGGACGCCCTCGTCGTGCTCTACCACCGGATGCGGGGCAGCGCGGCCCTCTACGGCTTCCCGCAGATGTCGAGCCTCTCCGCCCTGGGCGAGCGTCTCCTCGAACCCCGCCCCGAGCTGCCCGAGGGGCTGCGGCAGCAACTCCTGGACGTGCTCGGCAGCGTCGCCGTGTGCCTGCGGGGCGCCCTGGAGGGGGTGGCGAGCGGCCAGGGCGAGGGCGAGGTGGGCCTCACCTTCGCCCAGATCGGGGGCACCCGGCGGCTGCAAGACCTCCTCGCCGCCCAGCCCACGGCCTTCCGCGCCCCGTCGGCCCCGGAGCGGGCCAAGGGACCGGAGGTTCCGGCCATCCCCGCGGGGTTGGAGGCGACTCTGCGCGCCTTCCGGGAAGGGCAGAGCGACCTGTGGGGCTACTTCGCCCCCGAGGTGCGCGAGCATCTGGGCGCCCTGCGCGCCGGGCTGGAGGCGGGCGAGGCGGGCGACGTGACCGAGATGTTCCGCGCCGCCCACACGATCAAGGGCAGCGCCTACATGGTGGGCTTCGAGGTGCTGGGCGACTTCGGGCACGGCCTGGAGAACCTGCTCTCGGCGGTGCGCGACGGCGAGCGGGCCCTGGACGCCCCCGCGCGTCAGGCCCTCCTAGAGGCCACCTCGGTGGTCGAGCGGCTGCTGCGCGCGGCGGAGGGCGAGCCCGACAACCTGAAGCCCGTCCTGGCGCGGGTGGGCGCTCGGCTCGCCGCGCTCGTCGGGGGTGAGGTCCCCGAGCCCGAGGCCCCGGCCCCCCAGGCCCCCGAGCCCGAGGCGCCGCGGCCCGTCACCCCGGAGCGCCGGGCGAGCGTGCGGGTCGATCCGGGGCGCCTCGACGGCCTGATGGACCTCGTGGGCGAACTCGTGGTCTCCCGCGCCCGGCTGGGGCAGACGCTCTCCGGGCTCGCCGGGCTCGCGCAGGCGATGGCGGACAGCCACGCCCGCATCGGGCGCGCGGTGCGCGACTTCGAGGAGAGGTACCTCAACCCCGACATGGTGCGGGCGGGCGAGGATTCCGCGACCTCCCGGGCAGGCGCCAGCGTCGGCGAGCTGTTCGACGAGCTGGAATTCGACGCCTACGACGACCTCAACATCCTCGCGCGGGCGGTCACCGAACTCGCCGCCGACTTCGGGGAGGTGCGCTCCGGTTTCGGAGCCGGGCTCGGCAGCCTGCGCGACGAGAACGAGCGGCTGGGCAAGCTGCTGCGGCGGCTGCGCCAGGAGGTCGCCCGCACGAGCCGGGTGCCCTTCGGGCAGGCCACCACCCGGTTGCGCCGCTGGGCGCGGGAGCGCGAAGGGCTCCTCCACCTGATCACCGAGGGCGAGCGGGTGGAGGTCGAGGCGGGCGTGCTCCAGGGCCTCGCCGACCCCCTGCTCCACCTCGTCACGAACGCGGCCCACCACGGCCTCGAACCCGCGGAGGAACGGGTCCGGGCGGGCAAACCGGCCCTGGGCACCCTCCGCGTCCGGGCCGTGGCGCGCGGGCACCACCTCGACGTGGAGGTCAGCGACGACGGGCGGGGCATCGACGTGGCCGCCGTTCGGGAGCGGGCCCTGGCGCGCGGGCTGCGCTCGGCGGCTGAACTCCAGGCGATGAGCGACGAGGCCGCCCTGCACCTGATCCTGCTCCCCGGCCTCTCGACCGCCCGCGAGGTGACGGCGGAGGCGGGGCGCGGGGTCGGCATGGACGTGGTGGCGAGCAACGTCCGCCGCCTGGGCGGGGAACTCCTGATCCGCAGCCGCCCCGGCGAGGGAACCACCTTCACCCTGCGGGTGCCCCTCACCGTGCGCGTCGCCGAGATCGTGCTCGCCCGGGTGGGGCCGCAGACGGTGGCCTTCGCCACGAACAGCGTCGCGGCCCTGCGCGAACTCGACCCGGAAGAGGTGCTGGACACCCCGGCGGGCGAGCGGGTCCTGTACGAGGGGCAAAGGGTCTCCCTGCATCCCCTGCGTCCCCTGTGGGGGCTGCCGGAGGGGGACGGGCCCGGGCCCCGGCGGGTGGCGGTGCTCTCCACGGCCTCGGGGTTCACGGCGGTCGAGGTGGACGAGTTCCTCGACATCGAGGAGGTCTCCTTGCGCCCGCTCGAGCCGCTGCTCGCCAGCCTGCCCTTCCTGGCGGGGGCGACGGTCACGAGCGGCGGGGAGGTCGTGCCGCTGCTCGACCCGGGGGGGCTCGAACGCCTGGCGGGGGAGCCGCGGCTGTGGGCGCCCCGGACGGGGACGGAGGCGGCCCGCGAGCAGGCCCGGCTGCTCCTCGTGGACGACTCGGTGAGCGTGCGCCGGGTGGTGGGGCGGATGCTCGAACGCGGCGGCTACCGGGTCGTGACCGCCGCCGACGGGCAGGCGGCGCTGGAGCTGCTGACCCAGGACCCGGCCTTCGACCTCATTCTCAGCGACCTGGAGATGCCCCGCATGAACGGTTACGAACTGATCGAGGCCCTGCGCGCCCGCCCGGTCACCGCCGGAACCCCGGTCGTGGTGATGACGACGCGGGCGGGCGAGAAACACCAGCGGCTGGCCTTCGCGCTGGGTGCGACCGACTACTTCAGCAAACCCGTGGACGAGACGCTGCTCCTGCGGCGGCTGGGGCAGCTTTGCGCCGGGGGGGCCCCGTGA
- a CDS encoding DUF4388 domain-containing protein — translation MSAPRSVLFVMGSFARGRAHALLGTGRGLEASFAEGALYALTRLERNVPDLIVCDETLTDMGGEDFLEIVRNDPATASCPFLLVAREKPPRLTGPLDLWQAPGLSPQEMIGVVQGHLERLGPRLPEAPQPPEAVGDEDPFTDDLLLDDSADEGPAPDEPLDEGGAGLQGTLELIGFFDLLTFLNQMRKSGRLTVQLGDLTAQFVLDNGEVVWAECGGLGGEAAFSRTYALTEATPGVPFTFHPLRQGEVRGLPHTITTSTQHLMLEATVQLDHARAAHG, via the coding sequence GTGAGCGCTCCTCGCAGCGTGCTCTTCGTGATGGGGTCTTTCGCGCGGGGCCGCGCCCACGCCCTGCTCGGCACCGGGCGCGGCCTGGAGGCGAGCTTCGCCGAGGGGGCGCTGTACGCCCTCACGCGGCTGGAACGCAACGTGCCCGATCTGATCGTCTGCGACGAGACCCTGACCGACATGGGGGGCGAGGACTTCCTCGAGATCGTCCGCAACGACCCGGCGACCGCCTCCTGCCCCTTTCTGCTCGTCGCGCGCGAAAAGCCGCCTCGCCTTACCGGCCCCCTCGACCTGTGGCAGGCCCCCGGCCTCTCCCCGCAGGAGATGATCGGCGTGGTGCAGGGGCACCTGGAGCGGCTGGGCCCCCGCCTCCCCGAGGCCCCGCAGCCCCCCGAGGCCGTGGGGGACGAGGACCCGTTCACCGACGATCTCCTCCTCGACGACTCGGCGGACGAGGGCCCTGCGCCCGACGAGCCCCTGGACGAGGGCGGCGCCGGGCTTCAGGGAACGCTCGAACTCATCGGGTTTTTCGACCTGCTGACCTTTCTCAACCAGATGCGCAAGAGCGGGCGGCTGACCGTGCAGCTCGGCGACCTGACCGCACAGTTCGTGCTCGACAACGGGGAGGTCGTCTGGGCCGAGTGCGGCGGTCTGGGCGGCGAGGCGGCCTTCTCGCGCACCTACGCGCTGACCGAGGCGACCCCCGGGGTTCCCTTCACCTTCCATCCCCTGCGCCAGGGCGAGGTTCGGGGGCTACCCCACACGATCACCACCTCCACCCAACACCTGATGCTGGAGGCCACCGTGCAGCTCGATCACGCGCGGGCGGCCCACGGCTGA